A single window of Psychrobacter raelei DNA harbors:
- a CDS encoding imelysin family protein, with protein MALATSNHLIKSKLTTALMATLIGALTLSGCSKEADNASGAENSAEVTNETTETKNTQTLAGDEASVNKLLTSYADMAQAAYEDSLSEAKKLQAAVDALVANPTQQNLEAAQAAYKAARQPYSQTEVFRFDEGFVGKDDKRAIGSIDGWEGQVNAWPLDEALIDYVADGYAGEYNSKDNIINSDKITVGSTSQDTKTITPELLAEMNEIGGSEANVTTGYHAIEFLLWGQDLNGVGEGAGQRPVTDYMANDSCTSGEGNSAEAAVCAKRGEYLKAATQLLVNDLTDMVAQWQPNTENTLRSDLMARSSDNAVRQIFYQMGSLALGELASERMQVAFVTGSTEDEHECFSDLTHLSYANNARGIANIFNGQYKTVSGSTVGDYGIKQYLIDAGQKDSAEQLDAAFKKVEASFNTIAEQGEKNGIKIDQMIATVGQATKQGVSAEEQNKRRGWMESAINDLKSLTDVLESSAKSIGIDNLDADTGSQF; from the coding sequence ATGGCTTTAGCTACTTCGAATCACTTGATCAAATCAAAACTAACCACAGCGCTAATGGCAACCCTTATTGGTGCTTTAACTTTATCAGGCTGTTCAAAAGAGGCAGATAATGCAAGTGGTGCAGAAAACAGCGCTGAAGTTACCAATGAAACCACAGAGACCAAAAATACCCAGACGCTCGCTGGTGATGAGGCTTCTGTTAATAAGCTATTAACCAGTTATGCCGATATGGCTCAAGCCGCTTATGAAGACTCTTTAAGTGAAGCCAAAAAATTACAAGCCGCAGTAGATGCCTTAGTGGCCAACCCTACTCAGCAGAATTTAGAGGCAGCTCAAGCCGCTTATAAAGCTGCTCGCCAGCCTTATTCACAGACCGAAGTTTTTCGTTTTGATGAAGGTTTTGTGGGCAAAGACGACAAGCGCGCTATCGGCAGCATCGATGGCTGGGAAGGTCAGGTGAACGCATGGCCATTAGATGAGGCCTTAATTGATTATGTTGCAGACGGCTATGCCGGCGAGTACAACAGCAAAGACAATATCATTAATTCAGACAAAATCACTGTGGGCAGCACAAGCCAAGACACCAAGACCATTACCCCTGAGCTCTTGGCTGAGATGAATGAGATTGGTGGCAGTGAAGCCAATGTCACCACAGGCTACCATGCCATTGAGTTTTTACTTTGGGGTCAGGATTTAAATGGCGTGGGTGAAGGGGCAGGTCAGCGCCCAGTTACCGATTATATGGCCAATGACAGCTGCACCAGTGGCGAGGGCAATTCTGCTGAAGCGGCAGTATGTGCTAAGCGCGGTGAGTACCTAAAAGCAGCCACCCAGCTGTTGGTTAATGATTTAACAGATATGGTGGCTCAGTGGCAGCCCAATACTGAAAATACTTTGCGTAGTGACTTGATGGCTCGCAGCTCAGACAATGCCGTACGCCAGATATTTTATCAAATGGGTAGCCTAGCTTTAGGAGAGCTTGCCTCAGAGCGTATGCAAGTGGCATTCGTTACTGGCTCCACTGAAGATGAGCACGAGTGCTTTAGTGACTTGACGCATCTAAGCTATGCCAATAATGCGCGCGGTATTGCTAACATCTTTAATGGCCAATACAAAACAGTATCTGGCAGCACTGTGGGTGATTATGGTATTAAACAGTACCTAATCGATGCCGGTCAAAAAGACTCAGCTGAACAATTAGATGCCGCCTTCAAAAAAGTAGAGGCAAGCTTCAATACCATCGCTGAGCAGGGTGAGAAAAACGGTATTAAAATTGATCAAATGATTGCGACAGTGGGTCAAGCTACCAAGCAAGGCGTTTCAGCTGAAGAGCAAAACAAACGCCGCGGCTGGATGGAGTCTGCCATCAATGATCTAAAATCTTTAACCGATGTCTTAGAATCATCTGCAAAAAGCATTGGTATTGATAATCTAGACGCCGATACAGGCTCGCAGTTTTAA
- a CDS encoding OmpA family protein produces the protein MKNKLMIGALASTLALAGCATDPVTGQQSINKGVLGALGGAAAGAGISKVTGGEKTGRDAAIGAALGGAVGLYMENQEKQLKQQMAGTGVEVNRNPNTGNIDLVMPGNITFAHDSTNINGSFYNTLDKLASTMVQYGDTTVNVMGHTDSVGNPSYNQGLSERRAQAVASYLIQRGVSSNRIRTMGYGQNQPVASNSTESGRLQNRRVEIQIVAPKSVN, from the coding sequence ATGAAAAATAAACTAATGATTGGCGCTTTAGCTTCTACACTAGCTCTAGCTGGCTGTGCTACTGATCCAGTAACTGGCCAACAGTCTATCAATAAAGGGGTATTGGGTGCTCTAGGTGGTGCCGCTGCTGGTGCCGGTATCTCTAAAGTAACTGGCGGCGAAAAAACTGGCCGTGATGCTGCTATCGGTGCCGCTTTAGGTGGTGCAGTTGGTCTATACATGGAAAACCAAGAAAAACAGCTAAAACAGCAGATGGCAGGGACGGGTGTTGAAGTAAACCGTAACCCAAATACCGGTAACATTGATCTAGTAATGCCAGGCAATATTACCTTTGCTCACGACAGCACTAACATTAATGGGTCTTTTTACAATACTCTAGATAAGCTTGCCTCAACTATGGTTCAGTACGGTGATACCACAGTAAATGTCATGGGCCACACTGATAGCGTAGGTAACCCTTCTTACAACCAAGGTTTATCAGAGCGTCGTGCGCAAGCGGTAGCAAGTTACCTAATCCAGCGCGGTGTATCAAGCAACCGTATCCGCACCATGGGTTATGGTCAAAACCAACCAGTTGCTTCTAACAGCACTGAAAGTGGTCGCCTACAAAACCGCCGTGTTGAGATTCAAATTGTTGCCCCAAAAAGCGTAAACTAA
- a CDS encoding acyltransferase yields MKHRIKNIYQNLHAKSPVVGKAASFTTAVGVIGANTLSYGLPLWLLGATKIATGSSVADNTVIKIAKHWITTNNRLIDNVLPERDWRIELPDDLEQDKQYLLISNHLSWVDTSIVQYISQDRLPLTRFFTKYNLIYIPFIGQAFYFLDFPMMKRHSKEEIAKNPSLKDRDILEAKRACELLKDKPFALLNYLEGTRFTPAKRDAQKSPYKNLLRPKAGGISLAIQALGPQIDGILDMTIVYPDGSPSYADLWKGNVKRLGVHVQRIDIPQALFTAIEEGDYNNDKAMRETMYTWLDEIWRNKDEQISRMKADFIDNPKSVESVEKAAS; encoded by the coding sequence ATGAAACATAGAATAAAGAATATCTACCAAAACCTACATGCAAAATCGCCTGTTGTGGGTAAGGCGGCATCTTTCACCACCGCTGTGGGCGTGATTGGGGCCAACACCTTATCTTATGGATTGCCTTTATGGCTACTGGGTGCCACCAAAATTGCCACCGGCTCAAGCGTTGCTGACAATACGGTCATTAAAATTGCCAAACACTGGATTACCACTAACAATCGCCTCATCGATAATGTGCTGCCTGAGAGAGATTGGCGTATTGAGCTGCCTGATGATTTGGAACAAGACAAACAGTATCTATTAATTAGTAACCATTTGTCTTGGGTAGATACCAGCATCGTGCAATATATCAGTCAAGACAGACTGCCTTTGACCCGCTTTTTTACCAAGTATAACCTTATTTATATCCCCTTTATCGGACAAGCTTTTTACTTCTTAGACTTCCCGATGATGAAGCGGCACAGTAAAGAAGAGATTGCCAAAAACCCGAGTCTAAAAGATCGTGACATATTAGAAGCCAAACGCGCTTGTGAACTCTTAAAAGACAAACCCTTTGCGCTACTCAATTATCTTGAAGGTACCCGCTTCACGCCTGCTAAGCGTGATGCTCAAAAATCACCTTACAAAAACCTACTTCGCCCAAAAGCGGGGGGGATTTCTTTGGCGATTCAGGCGTTAGGCCCTCAAATTGATGGCATCTTGGACATGACAATTGTTTATCCTGATGGTAGCCCCTCTTATGCAGACTTGTGGAAAGGCAACGTCAAACGCCTTGGGGTACATGTGCAGCGCATCGATATCCCGCAAGCTTTATTTACCGCCATTGAAGAGGGTGATTATAATAACGATAAGGCCATGCGCGAGACTATGTACACGTGGTTGGATGAGATTTGGCGCAATAAAGATGAGCAAATCTCACGCATGAAAGCGGATTTCATTGATAATCCCAAGTCAGTAGAGTCAGTAGAAAAGGCAGCAAGCTAA
- the minC gene encoding septum site-determining protein MinC — MTAATEVTPALKMFGKMLTFTRIKLETDNLTEIEAYLSGQLSNKDSQIPVIIDSDIEQDLDALVELFWSWGLQPIGVVTGVLDDAAKAKRLAIFPGDGKRIERIRPIKKAVVNEPQAAVNATQATQNMDGSQSISPTQGQDLVTEPSADTTSATVQAANTNSDIISESHSDFGSVDAMTTLFYDQMLRSGQSINHVGGDLVLTNSVNNGAEAITDNSLHVYGRAQGRLVAGATGDKDARIFCQRFNPSLVSVAGTYCLNDNIPQEMIDKPVQVRYVEGQGLVFEIITDN, encoded by the coding sequence ATGACCGCCGCCACTGAGGTTACCCCTGCATTAAAAATGTTTGGCAAAATGCTCACCTTTACCCGTATCAAGTTAGAAACCGATAATTTAACAGAAATTGAAGCTTATCTATCGGGCCAACTAAGTAATAAAGACAGTCAAATCCCAGTAATTATTGACAGTGACATTGAGCAAGATTTAGACGCTTTGGTTGAGCTATTTTGGTCTTGGGGACTTCAGCCTATTGGCGTGGTCACAGGGGTGTTAGATGACGCAGCCAAGGCCAAGCGCTTGGCAATATTCCCAGGCGATGGGAAGCGTATTGAGCGCATCCGTCCAATCAAAAAGGCAGTGGTCAATGAGCCGCAAGCAGCAGTAAATGCCACTCAGGCCACCCAGAACATGGATGGCTCACAGAGCATCAGTCCCACTCAAGGTCAAGATCTCGTCACTGAGCCTTCTGCCGATACTACATCGGCTACTGTGCAGGCGGCCAATACTAACAGCGACATCATCTCCGAAAGCCATAGCGACTTTGGCAGTGTGGATGCCATGACCACCTTGTTTTATGATCAGATGCTGCGCTCAGGCCAAAGCATCAATCATGTGGGCGGCGACTTGGTATTAACCAACAGTGTTAATAACGGTGCTGAAGCCATTACCGACAACAGCTTACATGTCTATGGCCGAGCGCAAGGTCGCTTGGTAGCCGGTGCCACAGGGGACAAAGATGCACGTATCTTCTGTCAGCGCTTTAACCCCTCACTGGTATCTGTGGCCGGAACCTATTGCTTAAATGATAATATTCCTCAAGAGATGATTGATAAGCCGGTCCAAGTTAGATACGTTGAGGGACAAGGCTTGGTGTTTGAGATTATTACCGATAACTGA
- the minD gene encoding septum site-determining protein MinD: protein MAKIVVITSGKGGVGKTTTSASFAAGLALRGYKTVVIDFDVGLRNLDLLMGCENRIVYDFVDVISGNARLSQALVKDKQLENLYILPASQTRDKDALTDEGVAEVIDELSKQFDYIICDSPAGIERGAQLAMYHADEAIIVTNPEISSVRDSDRIIGVLQSRTKKVEEGTGTVREHLVINRYNPERAAAKEMMDIDTISNDILKVPLLGVVPESNSVLEASNHGEPVIHNPDSIAGQCYEDIVARFLGEERPLRHIDVKKKSFLQRWFGG, encoded by the coding sequence GTGGCAAAAATCGTTGTAATTACCTCAGGTAAAGGCGGTGTCGGAAAAACTACGACCAGTGCTTCATTTGCCGCAGGTCTAGCATTGCGGGGTTACAAAACCGTTGTCATCGACTTCGATGTGGGCTTACGTAACCTTGACTTACTTATGGGCTGCGAAAACCGTATCGTCTATGATTTCGTTGATGTTATCTCAGGCAATGCCCGTTTGTCACAAGCCTTGGTAAAAGACAAACAGCTAGAGAATTTGTACATCTTGCCTGCCAGCCAAACCCGTGACAAAGACGCCCTAACCGATGAAGGGGTGGCTGAAGTTATCGATGAGTTGTCTAAACAGTTTGACTATATTATCTGTGACTCTCCGGCCGGTATTGAGCGCGGTGCTCAGTTGGCCATGTATCATGCAGATGAAGCCATCATCGTCACCAACCCTGAAATCTCCTCTGTACGCGATTCGGATCGCATTATCGGTGTTCTGCAAAGCCGTACCAAAAAGGTAGAAGAAGGCACAGGTACCGTTCGTGAGCACTTGGTAATCAATCGCTACAATCCTGAACGTGCGGCTGCCAAAGAGATGATGGATATCGACACCATCTCTAATGACATCCTAAAAGTGCCTTTATTAGGTGTGGTGCCTGAGAGCAATAGTGTACTAGAAGCCTCAAACCATGGTGAACCAGTCATTCATAACCCAGACTCAATTGCGGGTCAATGCTATGAAGATATCGTGGCGCGTTTCTTAGGGGAAGAAAGACCATTACGTCACATTGATGTTAAGAAGAAGAGCTTCTTGCAACGCTGGTTTGGGGGTTAA